tgtccagccctgctgcactgaTTCTGCAGGGACCCTTCccagggtctgtgctggggggTGCTGCCCAGTGCCCCGGAGCCCCAGGGAGTGTCAGCCACCCctctctgtgtcactgctcagCCTTGACATCAGTACCTGGCCCACTTTGGGGGCCTCGTCGTTCATGTGAAGGATGAGCGGGGCCAAGACAGTGTGCACAAAGTTCTTCATCCacttcttctccttccccacCACTGTCCTCACCAGGTCTCTGAAGGAGCTGATGCAGCTCTCCCGCACCCAGCTTTCCTCCTGGAAGGAACAAGGAGAGGTGAGCTTGGGAAACAGCAGCTGCCACCCATAATGAGGGGTGTAGCAAGAGCCTGAAAGAGAGATGTGGGACTGCAGGAGGTTCTTCAAAATGCTGTTTATTGTATCCAAGATGTTACAGCAGTGCAGGGTCCtgggcgacagagcctgtgcctacagctgtcagctccagctgtaGGCAAGCCTGAAGACCCTTTAATTTTGGTTccaatgcattatatacttttctttgctgagcatcttaatacagaaGAACCAATCTATATCTTAACTTTTACCCATAGCTTAGCATAACTACTATAATTACCATATTCGTGTTACTATTCTCCAATCGCTGAAAGTTAATATGTTACAGTTTAAGATAGAAgttgttttccagttttcttgcagtggaaaattctgagaccttttttctgcTTGCAACGTTGGCAatcttgtttgcctgtgctatctttctgcttggtaaaaatatcttcttgtttgaggtgggtttatcctttgctctaagtgataaaaacccccttctaactaacataccctttgctTTCTTAGTTATCCAGTAAGAGTGGCTgggcaattcttttcttctgtatcaaaacttgcttccatcccTATTTCATTCTCAAGTTCTACattcagaaatctttctgccaagcatccatatctgtgagactttcttgtcaaactttcatccttcccagcagggcGTGACAGCAGCTGAGGTGAGGGGCGATGCTTGGGGGCCAGATTGCAGAGTGGGGAGAAGCAGAATCCATGCCGGGAGAGCCCAGGGGAGCGGAGCCTGCCCCgagtgctgctgtcacagcccagtgcccctctcagggctggggctcacATTGGCCTCACCTCATCAAAGTGGTACCAGAGTATCCTCGCCACATCTGCAGCAATGGAACTGGCCTCGGTCCTCTTCAAGCACTTCATCATGTTCTGGAGGACCATCAGGGCCATCATCACCAGAGACGTGCAGTTCTGCCGCAACAGGTTCATCAggtctggcagcagcaccttcatTTTTCTTGCCTGCAGGAAAGACAGTTTCCATTTGGTGAGCAGGCCCTGCCAGTCAGGGAGGCTGTTTGGAGCCGTGAGCCCTTGTCCTGACTCCCAGCCCAGGGTTCAAAGCCTGGCTTCCCCGTGTGTGCCCCTGACAGCACCCTGCTCACCCTGTCCTCTCTGTTAGACAGTGTGAtgagggccctgagcagcagggaggttatctctctgtctgtgctgttgGCTGAATACAGCAGAAACCTGCAGGTTTTGTACAATGAAGCGAATTCCTCCTCTTGCACATCTTCGGAGGCCAGCAGCTGAAAGAAACCCTGCAGTGAGCAACTTTGCCCCTGGCAAAGCCAGCAgggctcctctggcacagcttctgCTTCCCCCACAGCTGAGGACAAGGGCACCAGAGCTTTTGCTGCTCACTCACAGCCAAGTAAGAGAGGCAGTCGTTTTCAGGAAAGGTGCGGAAAATGCCATTCTTCAGGTCCTGGAGTTGGACACGAAGCTCCTTCAAGACCTTCTCTACTGTCTGGGGCACCGAGAACATCACCTCCCACAAACTGAGGGCATTCCTGCAAGGCAGAGCACTGTCAGCAGGGCCTGGGCCAGCGCTGCAGGATGTGGGCTGCCTGGGgatcctgcccaggcagggaggagatgCCTGAGGAGCAGCATGCTGGCTCTGGGCTAGCTCTGGCAGGCCCagccagctttggctgctgcaggcctgAATGACCCCCATCAGGGCTGGAAAGCGTGCTGGGATGGGGGGCCTGTCTCCTTGGTGGGGTCCTGCAGTGTTCTTGGGTTTGCCAGCCAGAGGGTCTCAGGGTCCCTCTCCCCACAGGGGCTTTTGGCACCAGTACCTATCTCCTCGTGGGGCGATCTGCAGCAGTGTTGTGACCACCTGCACAGGACTCCTGTCAGCCACCAAGAGAAGCAGGCagtggaggctgtgctggacttGGATGTCTGTGACCAACCCAGTGTGGTAGATGTGGCTCACGATTTTTGGCACCTGGAGGGACACGGGTGAGGATGGTGCTGCCGCTGGAGCCGAGCTGCCCTTCCcatccctctctgctgcctcagggcgGCTCCAGGTGCCCAAAACATCTGGgtttgggagggatggagggaggcaggaagcCAACATGGCAGGGCAATCCAGACACAGGCCACTTACATCCGTCAGCCACCAGTCAGGGTCtctcccagtcacctccagcatgCTGAGAGCCACCTGATGATTGCAGGGAGATGAGTAGCGGAACATCGTAATGGTTGAGAGGATGATGTGTGTCCTCTCAGAAGGTCCCAGGTATTTTCCAACAGCCTGTGGCAGGAGGGAAAGGAACCCTGCTGATTCTGGGCCCCATTGCTTACACAAATGCTGTGGACAAGAGTCCCAGCAAGGGGAGCTCTCGGTACCTCGATGAAGTCCTTGGCATTGGGAGAATGAAGTGAGGAGCTGATCCCATCTTCCCAGTGTGCTTGGAGCTGTGCATTGTCCTCTGGCAGTGTCACACCTGAGGAGTGGGGAAACTTGGACACATCAGTGagacacagctgctgtgccagcaagCCAACCACATCCTTGCTGGACTTCTGGATGCTAAGAATTTTAGACTTTTTGTGCTAACAGACTCTGACCCCCAGGAGAGCACTACATCTAACCTGAGGCCGTGAAAAAGACTTCCAAAATTAATTGATAGCACTGGGATTACAGGTGTATAGTTAATTAGAAATGTGCAATATCACAGGCTAGAAAACTTAAGAGTTGAAGGTTTTAGaatacagaaatatatataGGGCAAGATAGAAGTTTAAGGGCAGAGGCAGGTTGTTCTTCTTgaccttcttccttctccttcataAGTTTGAGTAGTATTTTGTAAGTGGACAGAAAAGTCCGCATTGTGGAATTCAAGTGATTAGTTATTAgcttgaaagagaaaataatttaggtgtcatttcttaattagatattttagccttaaaagaccttgtaacaagagatcgCCATTGTTTGTCTTGATAATGAAAGACCACAGAAGTCACTGCCTGTGAGACTGGAACATTGATAAGTTAAACACAAGTCTTAAATGAGTCTAAACATGAAGCATCATCTCAAGTACCTTCAGTCTTGAtctcaacagaagaaaaaaatctgaaaaccaGCACATCCTGACAGAgtttgggaactgggaattgctggggAGGAGTTGGTTGCAGCAGGAGGTGGTGCACGGGTGTAAAGGGCAGCCTTCCTCCAGTGTctccagccagtgctgctggcccaggaggCTGCGAGCCCCTGGAGCTCTGCGTGCAGCCCCCAGCTGCACTGTGGCTGCAGTACTGGTCAGGGGGAAGGGCCCGTGGGGCTGGCGTGTGGCAGGGAAGGACACAAGCTCTCCGGGGCACCTGGGGAATGGGCGGaatggggctgagtcctgtgtggacgagcagctcagctgcacagGACCATCAAGAACTTGGGACAGAGAATGTggggaaggaatagagatgatAGCTGTGATAGCCGTGCTGGGGACATGGTGGCACCTGCACCAGGCACAAGGGTCCATCAAAATGCCAGGGAAGACCAGCAGATAGATCAGGGGGTGTCACTGTGCAGGGggatgcagccagcacagcttctctTACGTTGCTGCTGAGAGATGAAATTGAGGAGGGCGTAGAGAGCATCCAGAGCCACATGGTTGGTCTTTTCTTCCTCAAATGCCATGAGGATGAGACATCCAAACACCTTCCCAAGGACTGGGATCTGGATCTGTCCACAGGCATCATCTCTTTCCTCATTTTGACCAGTCTGGGGGAGGCAGGCAGAAGAGCAGAATGGCTGAAGAAGAAGAATGGCTGaagaagagcagctgaggccaAAAGCCTGACCCACACAGTGTATCCCAGGCTGGAGGTGGCTCAGAGCTTGGTAAGGCCCTGCAGGCCCCATCTCAGAGAATCACtggacagcagccccagcagggagagctccctCCATGCTCCTTGGGCAGTCCCATCCGAcagagggctggggcagagccggctcctggctgggaagcCCAGGGAAATGGAGGGACCAAGACCTTTCAGCTCAGAGCCTgagcccaggctggccttgaAGGCACCTCGGAGCTGCAGCTCTactggccatggggacagggagatgGCTGGAGGGTGCCTGCTCCTCACCTCCAGAGTGGAACAGCTGGCCAGCCAATGGCTCAGGCTGCAAATCCTCTGCAAGGCCCTCTCCCGCACAACGGCTCTCTCAGAGCTGGTGAAGGTGAGCAGCACCTGGGCACAGAGAGGCTTAGGTGAGCCCTGGGAGCAGACACCAGCTCCTGTGGGATCAGCGTGGCTCTCTCCTCCTGGGCTGGACTCCTAGCATCCTTCAAGGCTTCCTTTCACCTCGAGCTCAGCCTCAGGAGGCTCCTGTGCCTGGGACAAAGGCCCCGGGCCAGCCTTGTGGCCAGGCAGGTGCCACTCTCTGCAGCCCCTGTACTCCAGctgagccccagggcagggcagcgccCTCCCTGCAgtgtgctctgcctgctcacaaCTGGGCTGAGGACCATCCAGCCAGGAGTGGGCAACCCCCCCAGGGTAAGGAACAGTGCCCACACCCCCACTCTTTGCACAGGCCAGACCTCCAAGACGTCCTGCAGCACCTCGCCAGATTTGAGCACCACAGCCTTCAGCAGGATGTCCATGGCATCCACAGTCTGCAGGGAAGACAGAGAGTGATGGCAGGGATTCTGCTGCCCCTCCCACCCTGGAGACTGATCAGAATTCCCAGGGCAGGATGCCCTCACTGCCTGGGAGATCCAGGGACAGGCAGTGTCCTGCATGCACTAGCCTGTGATGCTGGACatggcccagccctgggaaggggatggaagGATGAAGGTGGGAAAGCAAAGCAAGAGCCTGCCATGCCTTGGATCTCTGATCATGAGGCAGCATGCggtggccaagagcagcccagAGGGCCTGGGGTTCCTGCAGCTCACCCAGCACTTACCTGAGTGTAGAGGGAAGCCTCCAGGCCCGTCATTTCCTCttctggaggaagaagaagaacacTCTGAAAGGAGGAGCTGATCAGCTGTGTGTTGTCCAGCAGCTcgggcagcacagagctgcagagagagaggTTCCAGGTGGATACTGGTGATGGCAGCAGCATCTCAGGGCCTTGTGCAGGTGGACACAGAGCGTCCCTCAGAGGCACAAGCAGGTACCTCAGTTGGGTGATGGCCAGCATggcaagcagctgcagctctgtgcgcATCTGCTTCTGGGGCTCCTCGCTCAGCAGCGCCtgtggagcacagctgggctgggacctggcagctgccagcacccagtgccaccagctcctcaccctgcacaagcactgccctcacagggtgctggggctccccaggtgtgccctcaCCTCGACCTTCTCTGCCAGCTCATGTCTGCGGCAGAAGCACTCCAGGCCTGGTAACGAGCCACGGTTCGTGGCGCTCCTGCACAGGCTGCGGATGCTCTCCAGGAACTGCAGCTTGTCATCCTGCATCTGGCAGCAAAGGACAGAGAGACCATGGGGTGTCTGAGAGGGGAcacatggccagcaggaccagagccCTGGGGGAGTACAGGGCACAGCCACCAGCCCATGGACTGCATTTACCGGGCAAGAGAGCCTGACAAAGGCCTGGATGAATGCCATggcttcctgctcctcctcacacacagctaacccagcagcacctgacagagagaaggaagggctgcagagaaTCTGGcaatggcagagagcaggggaagATCTGCCCTCCACCCAGGCCTGTGCCTGTTCCGCTGGCACGGCCTTCCCAGGCGGATCCTGGCTGGAGGGTgcccagcagaggagctgccatgCTGGAGCACAGCACGGAGGGGAAAgccccagagccttgggctgagGAATGCACTGGCAGAGGGACAGCAAAGGTGCAGGGCCTCatggcatccctgcctgctgccggccccgccgcggctcACTGCCCTCACCCTAGAGCAGGAGTTGGGGCCCCTCTGCTCACTCCCTCCTTGGCAGAGattgtgctggggctgccattcagccctgagcagcctcagcctgaggcatcacagccagccctgggctgctgtgagccagggaaacaggctgggctcccagccctgcccagcccagcagggcctcTCACTCACCCgtctgcaggggctgcaccatTGTCACCTCGTAGGGCTCCACTGgggagctgctttcctggggAGCCCCGTCCTCCTCCCAGGCCACCCTGGGCTGCCTCGGGGCTCTCCTCTCCATGATTTGATAGAAAAGGCTGGTAGCggagaaaagggaaataagAATCGTTTGGGAAAATCCTCAGCACCACGGGGCTGCTGAAGAAGCAGGGAAACTCTGGAGCTTGTGTGTAGAGGCTCCTGGCCAGCTCTGTATTCCCAAACTATCCTCTTCTCTCCCTGTCCAGCTGGACACTGACCAcaggggcagcagtggggtGTCACAAAGGGCTCCCCTGTGACACAGCACCTGCCCCCAGAAATGGATCCAGGTAACCATTGACATGGAACCTGCCCCCAGCAACGGGCAGGGACcgggcagggaggctctggctgtccctgggggcATGGGCACAGCTCAGTCCTGGGCACACTAAGTGCTCCCAAAGGACTTCCAGGCCCCCTttgccctcctgtcccctccgcACATCCCTGGTGTGCTCCAGCATGCCCCAGAGCCCTGTGTTCAGACACCCCCACATGCCCCCAGCATGTCCCTGTGTGAAAAACAAGGTTCACTCTCCTGTAAAACATtcaaagtttaataaaggacaagaGGAGACAAAGACAAGAAAGCAAAGATTTACAGCTGGGTGCGTCTTGGCACTTAGTCAAGAGCACCCCTGCTATTTTGGAAACACCCTTTAGGTACCATTTCTACTGCATCAGCCTATTCATAAACAATTATGCATAGTAAACTTTTCCCAAGCTAGTTTACATATTCCAAGAACTGTTTGAAATGGCTCCTCCTCAGGTccgcctttttagagcatgtggattccttggctgtggttttagtCCTTTTCTATCATCACCTTCAGTTCTGGGCCTTTCATACTTTCTGCTGATGGCAAGTGTTGATAGTTGACATATCTGTACAGGTGTCCTCATCTTGTGTTCTTTGGGTTTTATCCCAttcaagcaggcattttaacacaagcatacttATATCAGCTATTTCTAAGTTTTAgtaaacaacagaaataaaaactatatcttTATAGTCATGTTATTTTAACACCACACATACAGAATCCCTTTTAATATTTGTGACTTGGTATTAATTCCGATGCCTGAGCACTTCTGTTTGTTAATATCTTGAAAACTGCTTGGAGTCTTATCATAGAATTCAGCACATAAATTGGGGTTAATAATGAGTTAgattgctgtgctggttttacctttttgtttactaattgttttttttccccgaATCTTGGACTACACCCCTAAGGGCAAATGggaaacaaatccatctctctccttttggaTATTCAATTCCCAGTCTATAAGCactttttcctaagtttcttgcaatccaatattttttcctgttttgcctACAGGTACTTAATTTGGATGGGTTATAACAGTGCCTGTTGACATGGGGGTGTGCAATAAAAGATAAACTTTGGTTTCTTTCTATGTAATGCTTTCAGTAGCATTTGTGATGCAATATTGCCATTATcctgaaagggaaaagacaaaagatgagtgacagaaaaaggaataacagaGGTCTGGTATGGCTTATACCCCCACCTCCCATGCCCATGGGGTTGCAGCCTGTTGgaaccctggatgctgagaattttagattttctgtACAGACAGACTCTGACACCCtggagagcactgcatttgacctgaggccgtggaacaggcttccaaaattgattgatAGCACTGGGGTCATGGGTGTGCAATTGGTTAGAGATGTAgaatatcacagggtggaaaatgtagagtttgggttttagaatatcgtaataaatatgaagcaagatggaggttttagggcagagacaggctgttcttctttaccttctttttccttcttctccatgcATTTGGGTGGTCTTTTGTAATTAGACAGAAAAGTCCACCCTGTGGGCTTTGAGGGattagttattgggttaaaagggaaaatattttaggtgtcatttcttaactGGATAGTAtagccttaaaagaccttgtaacaagagatagtgagccattttgtgccttgctaatgaaAGACTGCAGAACTCACGGCTGTGAGGCTGTCACattgataagaaataataaacacctgagtctgaacGTGAACTATCgtctcaagtgccttcattTCTGACCTCGACAGAGGTAGAAAAAGGAAGCTGAAAACTGGCAGCAAGCCATTGCAGGTGTATTTGATCTTCTCGGTGGCAAGTACAGCAGCCAACCCCGTCTTgccctctttttcccttgtcacttcctttttcctaatttccagGCAAATAATTTTTGACATTCCTTAACTGTTTCCCTCCATTCCTCAGGTATCTCCCATTCAACAGGCACTAATAATTCCCATCTACAAAGCAAAGttattatttcagctgtttctgGTGTTTGGATAGCAGGACCAATTAGGTCCAGGTGTACCAAAACTTTCTATAAAAGCAATGGGTCTCTTAATAATGATATATAGAATAAAGAGATTGGTCAGCCTTCTGTGACTCATAGAGTCAATGCTAATTGTTACCAGTTCAGGCACGCCCTGCTGCGACACTGACACGACACCAGGCAGCCACCAAATCCGCTCTGTCACTGCCCCCCACAGCTGGACCCCCATTTTGTACTGGCTGTGCGCTgctcaggatccctcccagtcctgtgtccaagcCATTTATGGAGGTGTTGGGGAGCACAGGGccgaggatggagccctgcagaaccccacTAGTGACCGGTGCCAGCCTGATGCCACCCCAGTCACTGTCACCCTTTGTGCCCCAGCCTTGTGCCCATTGTCACCCATCACATGGCAGGTTtatccagctggggctggataaACACTTTGTCCTGAAGGATCCTGGCAGAGACAGTCTGGAAAGCCTTGCTGGAATGCAGATTCTCCACCTACACCCCGTGGGCAGCCAGGGGGTCACCATGTCCCAGGAGGAATCTGAGGCGCGCTGGCTCTGACCGGGGCCGGCGTCGTCCTCCAGGGCTTTGCAACAGCTCCCAGGAAAatcttttccaggatttttccagGAAGTGAGACTGAAAGGCTTGTACTGGTCCCGTGCAGCTCCTGTACTGGTCTCCTATTGGCCTGTGCTGATCTTTAATGTTCCCTTACTGGTCCCTGTCTGTTACGTACTGGTGTACTGGTCCCATCCTGGTTCCATATGGGTCCTCACTGCTCTCATCCTGATTCCATACTGGTCCTGCAATGGCCCACTCCTGGTCCAGTACTGGTCCCACACTGGCCTGTACTGGTCAcattctgctcctgcagtcacCCACAGTGCTCTCATACTGGCCCAGTGCTTGCCTGTAGTGGCCTATACAGCTCCTTACTGGTTCCCATACTGGTCCAGTACAATCCAGCACTGGCtcatgcagggctctgctggccccatgctgctgccatACTGCTCCACAGTGTTTGTACAGTGCTCACACTAGCCCTCACACTGGGCTGTACTGGCCTGCACTGGTGCCACACTGGTTTGTGCTGTTCTCTACTGGCTcctactggtttgtactggccTGTGTTTGTCTGCACTGGCCCATCATGTTCCAGCAGCAGTCCCATAAAGGTCCTGCAtttgcttggcttggtctctaCTGGTCCCACACTGCCCTGTACTGGTCCTACATCAGTCCAATCCTGGTCAAGTACTGGTCCCATCCTGGTGTCATACTGGTCCCATGCTAGCCCTACTGGCTGCATACTGGTCCTGTATTGGTCTAGTACCAATCCCTTCCTGTTTCCATACTGGTTCTTACTGGTCCCATACTGGTTCAATACCAGCCCTTTTAATCATTTTGGAAGCAACTGAGCCATTTGGAGTGGGAGTGGAAtaattttggagctgctccatttTTAGGAGGTATTGAAAAATTTTGAGTAATTGTGTAAGTTTGAGTGATTATTCAGAGCTTGAGGCAGGTTCTCTACAGGAAAAGAGTTTGGTCTTTGggaccttttcctcttttttccctgttatgTTTTAATCCCAGAACTGATAGATGAACAGAAGGAATTTGAAGTCAGCACCTGGAAATTCACTCTGGAAGAGATAATTCCCATTGCTGCGCAGTAGAGTGAGACCAGAGAGGTAAATCCAACGTGATCAATGCATCTTTCCCTTCACGTGTGTAAAATTTGAggtggtttttgggattttcccagttCCAGTATCTCATGTTGCTCATTCAAAGGGCCTGGCAATTCAGGCTGACAAATTCCACATCCTAGAGAGCTGCAATGTTCCTGTTTaatcccaaaaatcacccaaaagaAGGATTCCAGGGGAGATTTAGGTGTAAAATTGTGGATTATTTTAGAAAGCACCAACTGCACCTAGAGCAATCCCGAAGGTACCTGCGGGCAGGTGGGCACACACAGGTGTGATGGAACTGGGTGGGATCAGGCCAGGAATCAGACCCTGATTTTGTGATTTACAGCAGGATTTCTCCCCTGATCCCAATTCCCAGTGTTGTGGTGGTGCCAGGTGTGCTGGTGGTGGGTCTGGGACGCTCAAACTGGGATCTGGGACCCCTAAACTGGGCTTTGGGTCCCTCAGATTAAGGGTTCAAGACCTGGACTCCCAAACTGGGGTCAGGGACCCTCAAACTGTAATCTGGAGTCTTTAAACTGGGTGTGGGACTCTCAAACTGAGAACTGGTACCCCCAAATGGGGGTCTGCAGCCCTCCAGCAGGATCTGGGATACTCACACTGGGGTCTCAGCTCTCCAAAATGGGTCTGGATCCCCCCCACCCACCTGGAGTTTGGGCTCCTCAAAGAGGGGTTTGGGATTCTCCAGCTGGGTGTGGGACACTTGAAGTGAGATCTGGGACCCCTCAACTGGGTCTGAGCCCTTTAAACTCTTGTCCCAACTATGGGCTCATTCCCCAGGTGCAAATTCCCACATCAAGgcaaaggatttttatttttcattccagTTACTCTGGGAGGAGATGGGAGTTCCTTGCAAAAGGCCCATCCCAGACGGAGCAGCAGAACTGACACTGGTTTGGAGTAGGGGCTCAACAGGTCAGTGGGCACAACCCCCCCTTTTGTTGGTTCTAAAGTGGCTGGTTTTGCATCGAGTGCAAAACCTGAGGGTTTTGAGGGTGGCACCCTGAAAAAACTGGAGGGACATGGGGGAGTGAGGTAGGGGTTTATTTGGGGGTacaaagagaaaagggggaaggAGACACCTCAGGATGGAATTTTCGGTCCACCTTAGAGGGAGGAGGTGAGTGGGAGGACCCCAGGATGGAGATTTGGGATCCCCAGGGTGGGCTTTGTGGGGTCtcaggggagatttgggggtcccagggtaGGTTTTGGAGGGGcccagggtggatttttggggttcctgaaTTGATTTAGGGGTTCCAAGATAGATTTTGGGGTCCAAAATAGATTTTGTGGTTCCCAAGATGGATTTTGGAGACCCAGAATCTGGGGAGGTCACAGACATTGGTGCCTCTGGCAGATGGGAAGACTCAGTATCAGATTTTACAGTCCCCTCAGCAGGGTGACCTTTGGGATTTGAGGATTCCCAGGGTGGATTTTGGAGTTTCACAGTGAGTTTTTCTCTCCCTGGGATTGATTTGGGCATCTcaggttgggttttggggttgtggAGTAGGTTTTTGTAGTCCcaggttggattttgggggttctaGGGTGGGTTTTCAGGGTCCTGGGATGGATTTTAGGGTTCCAGCCCCCACAGTGCAAAGTCCAGGGCGGGGGCACTGTGGGTCAGACACCCCATGGACACCACGTCGATGTGGGGCCCCAAGAACTGGGGGAGGGTCTCCAAAACGATGCCCCCACTGGCCTCCACCA
This sequence is a window from Passer domesticus isolate bPasDom1 chromosome 29, bPasDom1.hap1, whole genome shotgun sequence. Protein-coding genes within it:
- the LOC135287346 gene encoding uncharacterized protein LOC135287346 isoform X1, whose protein sequence is MRTELQLLAMLAITQLRYLLVPLRDALCPPAQGPEMLLPSPVSTWNLSLCSSVLPELLDNTQLISSSFQSVLLLPPEEEMTGLEASLYTQTVDAMDILLKAVVLKSGEVLQDVLEVLLTFTSSERAVVRERALQRICSLSHWLASCSTLEPFCSSACLPQTGQNEERDDACGQIQIPVLGKVFGCLILMAFEEEKTNHVALDALYALLNFISQQQRVTLPEDNAQLQAHWEDGISSSLHSPNAKDFIEAVGKYLGPSERTHIILSTITMFRYSSPCNHQVALSMLEVTGRDPDWWLTDVPKIVSHIYHTGLVTDIQVQHSLHCLLLLVADRSPVQVVTTLLQIAPRGDRNALSLWEVMFSVPQTVEKVLKELRVQLQDLKNGIFRTFPENDCLSYLALLASEDVQEEEFASLYKTCRFLLYSANSTDREITSLLLRALITLSNREDRARKMKVLLPDLMNLLRQNCTSLVMMALMVLQNMMKCLKRTEASSIAADVARILWYHFDEEESWVRESCISSFRDLVRTVVGKEKKWMKNFVHTVLAPLILHMNDEAPKVGQASRNALLAITELLKWKEMKHVVKTQQTWKMAECLMKKDSSRAEQYLLQSLKYLKDPQECVRDSTIRFIGTIMRHVKDQSTEVPALIVRELQALEKDGCEFICCLAAQTSLILSRLREQQSPAGSRCSLWCWHR
- the LOC135287346 gene encoding uncharacterized protein LOC135287346 isoform X2, encoding MRTELQLLAMLAITQLRYLLVPLRDALCPPAQGPEMLLPSPVSTWNLSLCSSVLPELLDNTQLISSSFQSVLLLPPEEEMTGLEASLYTQTVDAMDILLKAVVLKSGEVLQDVLEVLLTFTSSERAVVRERALQRICSLSHWLASCSTLETGQNEERDDACGQIQIPVLGKVFGCLILMAFEEEKTNHVALDALYALLNFISQQQRVTLPEDNAQLQAHWEDGISSSLHSPNAKDFIEAVGKYLGPSERTHIILSTITMFRYSSPCNHQVALSMLEVTGRDPDWWLTDVPKIVSHIYHTGLVTDIQVQHSLHCLLLLVADRSPVQVVTTLLQIAPRGDRNALSLWEVMFSVPQTVEKVLKELRVQLQDLKNGIFRTFPENDCLSYLALLASEDVQEEEFASLYKTCRFLLYSANSTDREITSLLLRALITLSNREDRARKMKVLLPDLMNLLRQNCTSLVMMALMVLQNMMKCLKRTEASSIAADVARILWYHFDEEESWVRESCISSFRDLVRTVVGKEKKWMKNFVHTVLAPLILHMNDEAPKVGQASRNALLAITELLKWKEMKHVVKTQQTWKMAECLMKKDSSRAEQYLLQSLKYLKDPQECVRDSTIRFIGTIMRHVKDQSTEVPALIVRELQALEKDGCEFICCLAAQTSLILSRLREQQSPAGSRCSLWCWHR
- the LOC135287346 gene encoding uncharacterized protein LOC135287346 isoform X4, translated to MRTELQLLAMLAITQLRYLLVPLRDALCPPAQGPEMLLPSPVSTWNLSLCSSVLPELLDNTQLISSSFQSVLLLPPEEEMTGLEASLYTQTVDAMDILLKAVVLKSGEVLQDVLEVLLTFTSSERAVVRERALQRICSLSHWLASCSTLEPFCSSACLPQTGQNEERDDACGQIQIPVLGKVFGCLILMAFEEEKTNHVALDALYALLNFISQQQRVTLPEDNAQLQAHWEDGISSSLHSPNAKDFIEAVGKYLGPSERTHIILSTITMFRYSSPCNHQVALSMLEVTGRDPDWWLTDVPKIVSHIYHTGLVTDIQVQHSLHCLLLLVADRSPVQVVTTLLQIAPRGDRNALSLWEVMFSVPQTVEKVLKELRVQLQDLKNGIFRTFPENDCLSYLAARKMKVLLPDLMNLLRQNCTSLVMMALMVLQNMMKCLKRTEASSIAADVARILWYHFDEEESWVRESCISSFRDLVRTVVGKEKKWMKNFVHTVLAPLILHMNDEAPKVGQASRNALLAITELLKWKEMKHVVKTQQTWKMAECLMKKDSSRAEQYLLQSLKYLKDPQECVRDSTIRFIGTIMRHVKDQSTEVPALIVRELQALEKDGCEFICCLAAQTSLILSRLREQQSPAGSRCSLWCWHR
- the LOC135287346 gene encoding uncharacterized protein LOC135287346 isoform X3 — encoded protein: MRTELQLLAMLAITQLSSVLPELLDNTQLISSSFQSVLLLPPEEEMTGLEASLYTQTVDAMDILLKAVVLKSGEVLQDVLEVLLTFTSSERAVVRERALQRICSLSHWLASCSTLEPFCSSACLPQTGQNEERDDACGQIQIPVLGKVFGCLILMAFEEEKTNHVALDALYALLNFISQQQRVTLPEDNAQLQAHWEDGISSSLHSPNAKDFIEAVGKYLGPSERTHIILSTITMFRYSSPCNHQVALSMLEVTGRDPDWWLTDVPKIVSHIYHTGLVTDIQVQHSLHCLLLLVADRSPVQVVTTLLQIAPRGDRNALSLWEVMFSVPQTVEKVLKELRVQLQDLKNGIFRTFPENDCLSYLALLASEDVQEEEFASLYKTCRFLLYSANSTDREITSLLLRALITLSNREDRARKMKVLLPDLMNLLRQNCTSLVMMALMVLQNMMKCLKRTEASSIAADVARILWYHFDEEESWVRESCISSFRDLVRTVVGKEKKWMKNFVHTVLAPLILHMNDEAPKVGQASRNALLAITELLKWKEMKHVVKTQQTWKMAECLMKKDSSRAEQYLLQSLKYLKDPQECVRDSTIRFIGTIMRHVKDQSTEVPALIVRELQALEKDGCEFICCLAAQTSLILSRLREQQSPAGSRCSLWCWHR